A genomic stretch from Chloroflexota bacterium includes:
- a CDS encoding DUF3604 domain-containing protein codes for MTPCIRASVSPAVGTAGEYGTWVVRCMVEEGELAAGDTIAVALPHTWHAWQRNSAKGVHSLDPTQPNYVSARSSREDVEIRCTVPDGSTDEYEKRTRDALVGPPNRCAYHTEVTVTQGMLRAGDWIDVTYGDTGGGSPGFTAALHPNGHEPVRIAVIPAGSEGSRNLLPVAESPLIVTKAAEPVEIAAYAPSHARVGSEVACHVVALDAWQNPATSAQVSFAVSIAEGRAEHPDTVTLNPETGTCVVPFTPTAPGVLRLTVTALTGQGLPFAKLRANGKEMPEQEEKSRPRANGGGTLAATSNPILCASELPDEQVFWGDLHSHARRSFDATGDLPFHYARDVARLDFYALTDHVEGLSDEMWQEIQLATQDWYDPGRFATILGYEATFPAPWAHHNVYFRDDGDVRIGRHNGTVQDLWQQLVTGEAMTIPHHTGVRFSSKASNLPGGTGPNIDWQYANDTFRRVVEVYSGHGLCEYYDPEHPLAYQHCDFSLNDSAVGPHYVQDGWLTGQRMGTICSSDNHQAQPGRRQTGLAGVWAPALTRSSIFDSIHNRQTYGTTGARIILKAWVNDVFMGQETASGNGVSVRVWTVGTAELAWIEILRGDLDAQRFDVVYRREPETAEAAFTWDDPQPVANALYYVRLRQKEPVAGRVVQAWSSPVWVVQNKEDET; via the coding sequence ATGACACCCTGCATACGCGCATCAGTCTCACCAGCGGTAGGCACGGCCGGCGAGTACGGCACGTGGGTCGTACGCTGCATGGTCGAAGAAGGCGAGCTCGCCGCCGGCGACACCATTGCCGTAGCGCTGCCCCACACCTGGCACGCCTGGCAACGCAACTCTGCCAAAGGCGTGCACAGCCTCGATCCCACACAACCCAACTACGTCTCGGCCCGATCCTCCCGCGAGGACGTAGAGATTCGCTGCACCGTGCCCGATGGCTCCACCGACGAGTACGAGAAGCGTACCCGCGACGCTCTTGTGGGTCCGCCCAACCGCTGCGCGTACCACACAGAGGTGACCGTGACTCAAGGCATGCTGCGGGCCGGCGACTGGATAGATGTGACCTATGGCGATACCGGAGGCGGCAGCCCCGGCTTCACCGCCGCGCTCCATCCCAATGGGCATGAGCCCGTGCGCATTGCCGTGATTCCTGCTGGCAGCGAGGGCAGCAGGAACCTGCTTCCCGTGGCAGAGAGTCCACTGATCGTAACCAAGGCGGCGGAACCAGTGGAAATCGCCGCGTATGCTCCTTCTCACGCACGCGTGGGCTCGGAAGTGGCTTGCCACGTTGTAGCGCTGGACGCCTGGCAAAACCCCGCCACGTCTGCGCAAGTCTCATTTGCCGTCTCAATCGCAGAAGGCCGCGCGGAGCACCCTGATACCGTTACGCTCAATCCGGAGACCGGTACGTGCGTCGTGCCGTTTACGCCAACCGCGCCGGGTGTGTTGCGGCTGACGGTGACAGCGCTTACCGGTCAGGGCCTGCCCTTCGCCAAGCTCAGGGCGAACGGAAAGGAAATGCCTGAACAAGAGGAGAAGAGCAGGCCCAGAGCGAACGGCGGCGGGACTCTGGCGGCGACATCTAATCCCATTCTTTGTGCCAGTGAACTACCGGACGAACAGGTATTCTGGGGTGATCTGCATTCCCACGCCCGGCGCAGTTTCGACGCCACCGGCGACCTGCCATTTCATTACGCACGCGACGTGGCGCGCCTCGACTTCTACGCCCTCACCGACCACGTGGAGGGCCTTTCGGACGAGATGTGGCAAGAAATCCAGCTCGCCACGCAGGACTGGTACGATCCCGGCCGGTTTGCAACGATTCTCGGCTACGAGGCCACGTTTCCCGCGCCCTGGGCGCACCACAACGTCTACTTTCGCGACGACGGCGACGTGCGCATCGGCCGCCACAACGGCACCGTGCAAGACCTCTGGCAGCAGCTCGTTACCGGCGAGGCGATGACTATCCCCCACCACACGGGCGTGCGCTTTTCGTCGAAGGCCAGCAACCTGCCCGGCGGCACCGGCCCGAACATCGACTGGCAATACGCCAACGATACCTTCCGGCGCGTCGTCGAGGTCTATTCCGGTCACGGCCTCTGCGAATACTACGATCCGGAGCATCCGCTGGCCTACCAGCACTGCGATTTCTCGTTGAACGACTCGGCGGTAGGCCCCCACTACGTGCAGGACGGCTGGCTCACGGGACAGCGCATGGGAACGATCTGTTCGTCGGACAACCATCAGGCGCAGCCGGGCAGACGCCAAACCGGCCTCGCGGGGGTGTGGGCGCCCGCGCTCACGCGCAGCAGCATCTTCGATAGCATCCACAATCGCCAGACCTACGGCACCACCGGCGCGCGCATTATTTTAAAAGCGTGGGTAAACGATGTCTTCATGGGACAGGAGACCGCTAGCGGCAACGGCGTGAGCGTGCGCGTCTGGACCGTGGGCACGGCAGAACTTGCCTGGATCGAGATTCTGCGTGGCGACCTGGACGCGCAGCGCTTCGACGTGGTCTACCGTCGGGAGCCGGAAACTGCGGAAGCCGCCTTTACTTGGGATGATCCCCAGCCGGTGGCGAACGCGCTCTATTATGTGCGGCTGCGGCAAAAGGAGCCCGTGGCTGGGCGCGTGGTGCAAGCGTGGTCAAGCCCGGTATGGGTTGTGCAGAATAAGGAAGATGAGACGTAG
- a CDS encoding GYD domain-containing protein, translated as MNTYVVLLTMTNAEVDDLDTPLEEAFADGAPATRATIERHGGKLIEVYLTMGQYDGVLITEFPDDVSCARAMLALRNSGGATETMRAFPESQWPEIAGGT; from the coding sequence ATGAATACATACGTTGTGCTGCTCACGATGACCAATGCGGAAGTTGACGATCTCGACACGCCGCTGGAGGAGGCCTTTGCCGACGGCGCGCCCGCAACCCGTGCGACCATCGAGCGCCACGGCGGCAAACTGATAGAGGTATACCTGACAATGGGGCAATACGATGGCGTGCTGATCACCGAATTTCCCGATGACGTCTCCTGCGCGCGGGCCATGCTCGCGCTGCGCAACTCCGGCGGCGCAACCGAGACCATGCGCGCCTTTCCGGAAAGCCAATGGCCGGAGATCGCCGGAGGCACGTAG
- the eno gene encoding phosphopyruvate hydratase: MQEEQMDSRESGNDGTGRGNDGTEPGIGKASPATTIAHVHAREVLDSRGVPTVEVDVTLAGGARGRAIVPSGASTGRHEALEFRDGNPARYQGKGVRHAVRHVNEVLGPAVVGVEATRQHEVDSVLVASDGTPNLRRLGGNAVLGVSLAAAHAAAESLGLPLYRYLGGSLARELPVPMVNILSGGLHARGVVDFQDFLLIPIGAHSFSDALVMVRNVYHAMYELLTARGASTLVADEGGLTPPVGAGEPTGGGLPANEAAVQLLVRAIERAGYRPGEDAAIGLDVAATHFYHEGKYHLSAENRILSSAEMVDLLARWVEAYPIISIEDGLAEDDWSGWQALTTRVGGRAQLIGDDLFVTNVQRLQQGIETNAANAVLVKVNQVGTLTAAMATLRLARTHGYLPVVSARSGETEDATIADLAVGMNAGQIKIGSITRSERLAKYNQLLRIEEELWPHGVYRGREVFRRFLGAPLLLPS; the protein is encoded by the coding sequence ATGCAAGAAGAGCAGATGGATTCCCGCGAAAGCGGGAATGACGGAACCGGGCGCGGGAATGACGGAACCGAACCTGGAATAGGTAAAGCTAGCCCCGCGACGACGATAGCGCATGTGCATGCGAGGGAAGTGCTTGACTCGCGGGGTGTGCCCACTGTCGAAGTGGACGTAACCCTTGCGGGCGGCGCACGCGGTCGCGCCATTGTGCCCTCGGGCGCGTCGACGGGACGGCATGAGGCCCTGGAGTTTCGTGACGGCAATCCGGCACGCTATCAGGGCAAGGGCGTGCGCCATGCCGTGCGTCACGTAAACGAGGTGCTCGGTCCCGCCGTGGTCGGCGTTGAGGCCACACGGCAGCACGAGGTTGACTCGGTTCTGGTGGCTTCCGATGGTACGCCGAACCTGCGCCGCTTGGGCGGCAACGCGGTGCTCGGCGTCTCCTTGGCAGCGGCCCACGCGGCGGCGGAGAGTCTCGGCCTGCCGCTCTACCGCTATCTGGGAGGCAGTCTAGCCCGAGAGTTGCCGGTGCCGATGGTGAACATCCTCAGCGGCGGGCTGCACGCGCGCGGCGTCGTTGACTTTCAGGATTTTCTCCTTATTCCCATTGGCGCCCATAGCTTCAGCGACGCGCTGGTAATGGTGCGCAACGTCTACCACGCCATGTATGAATTGCTCACCGCGCGCGGGGCGAGCACGCTGGTGGCGGATGAGGGCGGCTTGACGCCGCCGGTGGGCGCGGGTGAGCCTACCGGCGGCGGGCTTCCAGCGAATGAGGCCGCCGTGCAGCTACTCGTGCGGGCGATCGAGAGGGCCGGCTATCGGCCCGGGGAAGACGCGGCAATTGGCCTCGACGTAGCGGCGACGCACTTCTACCACGAAGGCAAGTATCACCTGAGCGCGGAGAATCGGATACTCTCGAGCGCGGAGATGGTGGACCTGCTCGCGCGCTGGGTTGAAGCGTATCCGATTATCTCAATTGAAGACGGTCTGGCGGAAGACGATTGGTCCGGCTGGCAGGCGCTCACAACTCGCGTGGGCGGGCGGGCGCAACTCATCGGTGACGATCTCTTTGTCACCAACGTGCAGCGCCTGCAGCAGGGCATTGAGACCAACGCGGCGAATGCGGTGCTCGTCAAAGTGAATCAAGTCGGCACGCTGACCGCGGCCATGGCAACACTGAGGCTGGCGCGAACTCACGGATACTTGCCGGTGGTCTCCGCGCGTTCGGGGGAGACTGAAGATGCGACCATTGCCGACCTGGCGGTGGGCATGAACGCGGGCCAGATTAAGATTGGCTCTATTACGCGCTCGGAACGCCTGGCCAAGTACAACCAACTGCTGCGGATCGAGGAAGAACTATGGCCGCACGGCGTCTACCGCGGACGCGAGGTTTTTCGGCGGTTTCTCGGCGCACCTTTACTCTTGCCTTCGTGA